In one Rutidosis leptorrhynchoides isolate AG116_Rl617_1_P2 chromosome 8, CSIRO_AGI_Rlap_v1, whole genome shotgun sequence genomic region, the following are encoded:
- the LOC139863992 gene encoding uncharacterized protein, whose product MISELQKDFEYHGAYEMITQLKEMFLQKVRIECFETVRALHACRMDDSQFVSSYVLKMKSLIDRLHHLNCNVSNELATDLILKSLSIRFDTFILNYNMNGWDKSIDELHAILRTAKFKHGKMGFTRAYDQRRWVQE is encoded by the coding sequence ATGAtctccgaactccaaaaggactttgaGTATCATGGAGCGTACGAGATGATCactcagttgaaggagatgttccttcaaaaaGTTCGTATTGagtgcttcgaaacggttcgagcacttCATGCTTGTCGAATGGATGACTCCCAATTCGTCTCATCCTAtgttcttaagatgaaaagcctaattgatcgattaCACCATCTAAActgtaacgtgtctaatgaattagccacggacctcatCCTCAAATCTTTGTCAATAAGGTTTGACACATTCAttttgaattacaacatgaatggttgggataagagcattgatgAATTGCATGCCATACTTAGGACGGCTAAATTTAAGCATGGGAAAatgggcttcacccgtgcttatgatcaaagAAGGTGGGTCCAAGAATGA